The following proteins are encoded in a genomic region of Micrococcaceae bacterium Sec5.8:
- the dut gene encoding dUTP diphosphatase, producing the protein MTEETAAVEEYGAPTLTVQLKMLDDGLEPPSYAHPGDAGADLRTREDVVLDPGERRLVPTGVSIALPDGFVALIHPRSGLATKHGLTVVNAPGTVDAGYRGEIAVTLLNTDRHQAIELKRGDRIAQMVIQRVEHAAFLPVQELSGSARGEAGFGSTGGFGVPV; encoded by the coding sequence GTGACTGAAGAAACCGCAGCAGTGGAAGAGTACGGCGCCCCCACCCTCACGGTCCAGCTGAAGATGCTCGACGACGGCCTGGAACCGCCGTCGTATGCTCACCCCGGCGACGCCGGAGCGGACCTGCGCACCCGGGAGGACGTGGTGCTTGACCCGGGGGAGCGCCGGCTGGTCCCCACGGGTGTCTCCATCGCCCTGCCTGACGGCTTCGTGGCGCTGATCCACCCGCGGTCCGGGCTCGCCACCAAGCACGGACTCACGGTGGTGAACGCCCCCGGAACCGTCGACGCGGGCTACCGCGGGGAAATCGCGGTGACGCTGTTGAATACAGACCGGCACCAGGCGATAGAGCTCAAGCGCGGCGATAGAATTGCACAAATGGTTATTCAGCGGGTGGAGCACGCCGCGTTCCTCCCCGTCCAGGAGCTCAGCGGCTCAGCCCGCGGCGAGGCAGGTTTCGGATCCACCGGCGGATTCGGCGTGCCGGTCTGA
- a CDS encoding DUF3710 domain-containing protein, whose translation MVFGRGRKAKQEQLTDPGETPEAVADASADDSAVAATGAPVRGATGPFDVSEIEDQDGYVDLGALLIAPAEGLQLRLEVEEATQRVVAVTMDLNGSSLQLQAFAAPRSEGLWDEIREQIGQSVGSQGGQIEQVEGGFGTELLAKLPASSADGSHGYRVARFIGVDGPRWFLRGVFGGEAAVDRDAAAGLEGLFRQLVVVRGESPMPPRDLLQLRLPKDNAVPAPQSAPDLEQPERGPEITQIG comes from the coding sequence ATGGTTTTTGGGCGTGGCAGGAAAGCCAAGCAGGAACAGCTGACAGATCCCGGGGAAACCCCGGAGGCAGTTGCTGACGCTTCCGCCGACGATTCGGCCGTGGCCGCAACGGGTGCCCCCGTCCGGGGCGCTACCGGCCCCTTCGACGTCTCGGAAATCGAGGACCAGGACGGGTACGTGGACCTTGGCGCCCTCCTCATTGCCCCGGCGGAAGGCCTGCAGCTCCGGCTTGAGGTGGAGGAAGCCACCCAGCGCGTCGTCGCCGTCACCATGGACCTGAACGGCTCAAGCCTCCAGCTCCAGGCGTTTGCGGCGCCGCGCTCCGAAGGACTGTGGGACGAAATCCGCGAACAGATCGGCCAGTCTGTCGGCAGCCAGGGCGGCCAAATTGAGCAGGTCGAGGGCGGCTTCGGCACGGAACTGCTCGCCAAACTCCCGGCCAGCAGCGCCGACGGAAGCCACGGCTACCGGGTTGCCCGTTTCATCGGCGTCGACGGTCCGCGCTGGTTCCTTCGCGGCGTGTTCGGCGGCGAAGCCGCGGTGGACCGCGACGCAGCCGCCGGCCTTGAGGGGCTCTTCCGGCAGCTCGTGGTGGTGCGCGGCGAAAGCCCCATGCCGCCACGTGACTTGCTGCAACTCCGCCTGCCCAAGGACAACGCCGTGCCCGCACCGCAGTCCGCCCCGGACCTGGAACAGCCCGAACGCGGACCGGAGATTACCCAGATTGGCTGA
- a CDS encoding DUF3093 domain-containing protein encodes MPESSAAVPAPNSTPSDAPVIYSEKLWPNVWIWLVSAGLSGAGILVFAPISLTAGIIAAVVLFVIIAVLLVISTPAITVTASTLRVGRATIERRYVGATSAFRGTEATAERGTRLNGLAYMCIRGWIDPVVRVEITDPSDRTPYWLASTRHPDELVAALSS; translated from the coding sequence ATGCCCGAATCCAGTGCAGCCGTGCCTGCCCCCAACAGCACCCCCAGCGACGCCCCCGTAATTTACAGCGAGAAGCTTTGGCCGAACGTTTGGATCTGGCTGGTGTCGGCGGGACTGTCAGGCGCAGGCATCCTCGTGTTCGCGCCCATCAGCCTGACCGCGGGCATCATCGCCGCCGTCGTGCTCTTCGTGATCATCGCTGTGCTGCTGGTCATCTCGACCCCCGCCATCACCGTTACCGCCTCGACACTGCGCGTTGGCCGGGCCACCATCGAGCGTCGTTACGTGGGGGCCACGTCCGCGTTCCGCGGCACGGAGGCGACGGCGGAACGCGGCACCCGCCTGAACGGCTTGGCCTATATGTGCATCCGGGGATGGATTGACCCCGTGGTCCGCGTCGAGATTACCGATCCCTCCGACCGCACTCCCTACTGGCTGGCCTCGACACGGCACCCGGATGAGCTGGTTGCAGCGCTGAGCTCTTAA